AGACGGCGCGGCGTGTGACGCAGGCTGACGAGAGTCCCGCAGGCACGCGATCTCTCTGCCGGACGATCTTTTGCCATGGCAGGCGCGAGGCCAACTCCCTTTCACAATGGCAATGAGTATTAAGATGCAACGATTCTTGCTGATAACTTGCCTGTCGCTCGTGTGCGCGGGCGTGACGACTTCGATGGCGCAGGCCGGCCAGCTCACATTCAACATCGATCCCGCGCAGAGTCATCTCACGCTAACGCTCGAAACCGAAGATGGCACGCCGGTTTCGTTCGCCCAGACGCCGGGGAGCGATACCACCAGCCTGTCGGGCACGCTGCACGTCGACTTGACGGCCAGCACGATCCAGTTTCTGCCCACGGGCGACACTCAGTTTGCGCTTCAATCCGTGCCGCAATCGCCGCTGGGGGACGGATCGGCGGGATCCGCGCCGGCGCAATACGGCTTAAGCATTTCCGTACCCGGCGCTATCACGGGCGTCGTGGCGGGACGCAGCTACGTCGGCGATGCCACCAGTGGTGTGATTCCATTAGCCGGCGGCGCCTACGATGCCAGCCAGTTGACCCTCGGCTTGCTCAGCGGCATTACGGGTTACAACCTGCTGGTACTGGGTTCGCCGGCAGTCGGTAGCTTCAACACCAACTTTCCGGCGCCGAATTCCTTGACCGGCGGGACTTTTACCGAATCGGCGGGAGTGTATACGATCACGGCGCCGATCCTGGCCTCGGGCTTGTCGACTGTTGACGGCGTCACGCTGGTTGACGTTTTCTCGGGCCAGGTCGTGGCCACGGCCACCGTGCCCGAGCCGGCGAGCATGCTGCTGGCGGCGATCGGCGTGGCGATGCTCTTCTGTTGCCGACGTCGGCGCGTTTGATTCGGAAGCTCGCCAACCAGTCACCGTACGCGCAAAATATTCCGTTGGTGAAATCTCAACTGGCGAGGAACTTGATGCCACGACTGACGCTTGCCATCCCATTGGCGCTGGTGTGCCTGGCGGCCGTTCCGACTCTATCGCGAGCCGGCCAGCTCACGTTCAACCTCGATCCCGCGCAAAGTCGCATTACGCTGTCGATCGAATCTTCAGACGGAACGCTCCTTAGTTCGGCACAGACGCCGAATAGCGACATCACGAGCTTGTCGGGAACATTCAATGCGGACGTG
The sequence above is drawn from the Pirellulales bacterium genome and encodes:
- a CDS encoding PEP-CTERM sorting domain-containing protein, with the protein product MSIKMQRFLLITCLSLVCAGVTTSMAQAGQLTFNIDPAQSHLTLTLETEDGTPVSFAQTPGSDTTSLSGTLHVDLTASTIQFLPTGDTQFALQSVPQSPLGDGSAGSAPAQYGLSISVPGAITGVVAGRSYVGDATSGVIPLAGGAYDASQLTLGLLSGITGYNLLVLGSPAVGSFNTNFPAPNSLTGGTFTESAGVYTITAPILASGLSTVDGVTLVDVFSGQVVATATVPEPASMLLAAIGVAMLFCCRRRRV